The Spirosoma foliorum genome has a window encoding:
- a CDS encoding YciE/YciF ferroxidase family protein, producing MATFGERIANFFGGTDTETQEGLRGLFITELKDIYYAEKQAVDALGEQADASTTDEVRNAFLQHQEETRNHVARLEQVFSSIGVDVEEGSCDAIDGLVDDAQRVVSNTDSGSLTRDAGLIMAGQKIEHHEIASYGSVVTFAQVLGYNQAARLLEQTLNEEKNADKKLTTLAESFINSRASSEENNSHRNDDNADNFEDNLVKPDGVRYDSSVTPGNTLGSTYSGNASTPFAGTSGI from the coding sequence ATGGCAACGTTTGGAGAACGCATCGCTAACTTTTTCGGCGGTACAGACACAGAAACACAGGAAGGCCTTCGGGGCTTATTTATTACCGAACTCAAAGACATTTATTACGCTGAAAAACAGGCTGTCGATGCGCTGGGTGAGCAGGCTGATGCTTCAACGACCGATGAAGTTCGAAACGCTTTTTTACAACATCAGGAAGAAACCCGAAACCATGTGGCCCGCTTAGAGCAGGTATTCAGCAGCATTGGGGTTGATGTTGAAGAAGGTTCCTGCGATGCGATTGATGGATTAGTCGATGATGCGCAGCGCGTTGTCTCGAATACTGACTCAGGTTCATTGACGCGTGATGCCGGATTGATTATGGCCGGTCAGAAAATCGAGCACCATGAAATCGCTTCGTATGGTTCGGTGGTGACGTTTGCACAAGTGCTGGGCTACAATCAGGCGGCCCGACTTCTGGAGCAAACTCTGAACGAAGAGAAAAATGCGGATAAAAAGCTAACGACCCTGGCTGAATCGTTTATCAATAGTCGGGCTTCTTCAGAAGAGAATAACTCGCACCGAAACGACGACAATGCCGATAATTTCGAAGATAATCTCGTTAAGCCGGATGGCGTCCGTTATGACTCCTCCGTCACACCAGGTAATACGTTGGGATCAACTTACAGTGGTAATGCCAGTACACCATTTGCGGGTACATCGGGCATTTAA
- a CDS encoding PQQ-dependent sugar dehydrogenase, translated as MNRIIMFSKTVTTFLISLIATSGVSWLVASACKPEKEANVVTTDSTGNTSGIAATKVVNAYPKLTFASPVEYTYANDGTNRVFVVEQEGRIRVVENDANAASAGTYLDIRSKVASGGEMGLLGLAFHPDFKQNGFFYVNYTKNNPRETIVSRFKASSASASEVDPGSEVILFRFDQPYTNHNGGKVLFGPDGYLYVATGDGGSGGDPQNNAQNRASWLGKILRVDVNSTDKGQYGIPSDNPFKGNTNGYREEIFAYGLRNPWRISFDEKGQLWAGDVGQNAIEEVDIITKGGNYGWRVKEGNADYNAQGNTVNAADLKAPIWQYSHDKGDVSITGGFVYRGSTNQTLTGKYIYADYASGRVWALTTNGTISATNQEIISSAGAISAFGEDQKKELYLCDYGGGKILKLMPN; from the coding sequence ATGAATCGAATCATCATGTTCAGTAAAACCGTCACCACATTTCTTATTTCTCTAATCGCCACGTCAGGGGTTTCCTGGCTCGTTGCGTCGGCCTGTAAGCCCGAAAAAGAAGCGAATGTTGTGACGACTGATTCAACAGGAAATACATCTGGTATAGCGGCTACTAAGGTTGTGAATGCTTACCCCAAATTGACCTTTGCTTCACCAGTCGAATACACCTATGCAAACGATGGCACCAATCGGGTATTTGTGGTAGAGCAGGAGGGACGTATTCGGGTAGTTGAGAACGACGCTAATGCCGCTTCGGCTGGTACGTACCTGGATATACGTTCGAAAGTGGCCTCCGGCGGAGAGATGGGATTATTGGGGCTGGCTTTTCATCCTGATTTTAAACAGAACGGCTTTTTCTACGTCAACTACACAAAAAATAACCCGCGCGAAACAATTGTGAGCCGGTTTAAGGCATCATCGGCTAGTGCATCCGAAGTTGATCCTGGCTCGGAAGTAATTCTGTTTCGCTTCGATCAGCCTTATACAAATCACAATGGTGGCAAAGTGTTGTTTGGTCCAGATGGCTACCTGTACGTTGCAACCGGCGATGGAGGCAGTGGGGGAGATCCTCAAAATAATGCACAGAACCGAGCCAGCTGGTTAGGAAAAATTTTGCGCGTTGATGTGAACAGTACCGATAAAGGTCAATATGGCATCCCCAGCGATAATCCGTTTAAAGGGAATACCAATGGCTACCGCGAAGAGATTTTTGCCTACGGACTCCGTAACCCCTGGCGAATCAGTTTCGATGAGAAAGGTCAGCTATGGGCGGGCGATGTAGGCCAGAATGCCATTGAAGAGGTGGATATTATTACGAAAGGGGGTAACTATGGCTGGCGAGTCAAAGAAGGCAATGCCGATTATAATGCACAAGGCAATACGGTCAATGCAGCCGATTTGAAAGCGCCGATCTGGCAATACTCGCATGACAAAGGTGACGTGTCGATCACGGGCGGTTTTGTGTATCGGGGTTCAACGAATCAAACATTAACCGGTAAATACATTTATGCCGATTATGCCAGCGGCCGTGTCTGGGCACTGACGACTAACGGCACAATATCAGCCACAAATCAGGAGATTATTTCATCGGCTGGAGCTATCTCGGCCTTTGGCGAAGATCAGAAAAAAGAACTGTACCTCTGTGATTATGGAGGAGGGAAAATTCTGAAACTAATGCCAAATTGA
- a CDS encoding serine O-acetyltransferase, with protein MTTATNTLLDHLQAQRSKYRYKLPSRPDAGRFIDQLMRLLFPVTQDCKSISQHVEETYQSLHEQLNNLLCPLEKNLAESPLVLTERFFEQLPAIYDNLLFDAHAIADNDPASVGIEEVVAVYPGFYAISVYRIAHELLKLNVPLLPRMLTEYAHGQTGIDIHPGAQIGKSFFIDHGTGVVIGETTVIGNNVKIYQGVTLGATHVAKSMAQKKRHPTIENNVVIYANATILGGHTVVGHDSVIGGNVWLTSSVEAHSLVFHQHQTEIRLKSLESQEPINFVI; from the coding sequence ATGACCACGGCGACCAATACTCTTCTTGATCACCTACAAGCTCAGCGTTCAAAATACCGCTATAAACTCCCCTCACGACCTGATGCCGGGCGGTTTATTGACCAGTTAATGCGCCTGCTGTTTCCGGTCACTCAGGATTGCAAATCCATTTCGCAACATGTAGAGGAGACCTATCAGAGTCTTCATGAACAACTCAACAACCTGTTATGTCCGCTGGAAAAAAATCTGGCAGAAAGCCCGCTTGTACTAACAGAACGTTTTTTTGAACAGCTACCCGCTATCTACGATAACTTGCTTTTCGATGCCCACGCTATTGCCGATAATGACCCGGCTTCGGTGGGAATTGAGGAGGTCGTAGCGGTTTATCCAGGGTTTTATGCCATCTCGGTTTACCGGATTGCGCACGAACTTCTGAAACTTAATGTGCCACTTCTTCCCCGAATGCTGACTGAATATGCGCACGGACAGACCGGGATCGATATTCACCCAGGGGCTCAAATCGGTAAGTCATTTTTTATTGACCACGGCACCGGAGTTGTTATTGGAGAAACAACGGTTATTGGCAACAACGTAAAAATTTATCAGGGCGTAACCCTCGGCGCTACCCACGTGGCCAAATCGATGGCGCAGAAAAAACGGCACCCAACCATCGAAAACAATGTGGTTATTTACGCCAATGCCACCATTTTAGGAGGCCATACCGTTGTCGGTCACGATTCAGTTATTGGCGGTAACGTCTGGCTCACCAGCAGTGTCGAAGCGCATTCGCTCGTATTCCACCAGCACCAAACGGAGATACGGTTGAAATCGCTGGAATCGCAGGAGCCAATCAATTTTGTGATTTAG
- the cysK gene encoding cysteine synthase A: MKATTILDTIGHTPHVRINRLFPGYEVWTKLERANPGASIKDRIALAMIEDAEAKGLLTSDSTIVEPTSGNTGIGLAMVAAVKGYKIILVMPESMSIERRKIMAAYGAEFDLTPREKGMKGAIERAHELVALTPGSWMPQQFENPANIDIHVRSTAEEILADFPEGFDVLITGVGTGGHITGVAQVLKAKFPNLQVYAVEPELSPVISGGAPGPHPIQGIGAGFIPQNLHTDLLDGTIQVSKDEAYEMARRSAKEEGIFVGVSSGASLAAVAKKLPDITPGSRILTFCYDTGERYLSIEGLY; this comes from the coding sequence ATGAAAGCAACTACTATTCTTGATACTATCGGCCACACGCCCCATGTACGTATTAACCGACTATTTCCAGGCTATGAAGTCTGGACGAAACTAGAACGGGCAAACCCTGGGGCCAGCATTAAAGATCGAATTGCACTGGCCATGATTGAAGATGCAGAAGCGAAAGGTTTGCTGACATCGGATAGCACCATTGTTGAGCCTACATCAGGCAATACCGGCATCGGTCTGGCAATGGTGGCTGCGGTAAAAGGCTACAAGATCATTCTCGTTATGCCCGAATCCATGAGTATCGAACGCCGGAAAATCATGGCGGCTTATGGTGCCGAATTCGACTTGACACCCCGCGAGAAAGGAATGAAAGGAGCCATTGAGCGGGCTCATGAACTGGTTGCGTTGACTCCAGGATCCTGGATGCCCCAGCAATTCGAGAATCCCGCGAATATCGATATCCATGTTCGTTCAACAGCCGAAGAAATTCTGGCCGATTTTCCAGAAGGGTTCGATGTGCTGATTACGGGTGTGGGTACTGGCGGGCATATTACAGGTGTGGCCCAAGTACTAAAAGCCAAATTTCCGAATCTGCAAGTGTACGCCGTTGAGCCGGAGCTATCGCCCGTTATTAGCGGAGGTGCGCCAGGCCCGCACCCTATTCAGGGTATTGGTGCTGGATTCATTCCTCAAAATTTACACACCGATCTGCTGGACGGCACTATTCAGGTTAGTAAAGACGAAGCCTACGAAATGGCTCGGCGATCGGCCAAGGAAGAGGGTATTTTTGTGGGCGTTTCGTCTGGTGCTTCACTGGCTGCCGTCGCGAAAAAACTCCCCGATATTACCCCCGGCAGCCGAATCCTGACCTTCTGCTATGATACCGGTGAGCGCTATCTATCGATAGAAGGCTTATATTAA
- a CDS encoding YitT family protein — translation MTRQTSAFRIIKDTIFIVAGVLSAGMGIKGFLTSSHFIDGGVTGISMLLATLFSIPLPIWLLLINLPFIGLGYRQFGRQFAIKSTLAIAGLSLSLAIIPYPDVTPDFLLTAVFGGFFIGAGIGLAMRGGAVLDGTEIAALLISRSSPILKVSDVILVLNVLIFGAAAFFLGISPALYSMITYFAASKTVDFVIHGIEEYTAILIISKTPDPIREQIIAKGWGITILRGQGGYGKHGSHQDIDTVLYTVITRLEISRLRTIVLELDPNAFIIQHSVDDVSGGKVKSLPMH, via the coding sequence ATGACGCGACAAACCTCTGCTTTCAGAATAATAAAGGATACCATTTTCATTGTTGCGGGGGTGCTCAGTGCGGGTATGGGCATCAAAGGATTTCTGACCTCAAGCCATTTCATCGACGGTGGAGTTACGGGTATTTCCATGTTGCTGGCTACCTTATTTAGCATTCCTCTGCCCATCTGGCTACTCCTCATTAACCTGCCATTTATTGGATTAGGTTACCGGCAGTTTGGTCGGCAGTTTGCGATCAAAAGTACGCTCGCGATTGCTGGCCTCTCGCTCAGTCTCGCGATTATACCCTACCCCGATGTTACGCCTGATTTTTTGTTAACAGCTGTTTTCGGAGGATTTTTTATTGGCGCGGGTATCGGACTTGCGATGCGAGGGGGAGCCGTTTTGGATGGTACTGAAATTGCAGCCCTGCTTATTAGTCGCAGCAGCCCTATCCTGAAAGTGAGCGACGTTATTTTAGTACTCAACGTACTTATTTTCGGGGCAGCAGCCTTCTTCCTGGGTATCAGTCCGGCGCTTTACTCGATGATCACGTATTTCGCAGCCTCCAAAACGGTTGATTTCGTTATTCACGGTATTGAGGAGTATACGGCTATTCTGATCATCTCGAAAACTCCAGATCCGATTCGAGAACAGATTATTGCCAAGGGCTGGGGCATAACGATTCTAAGAGGCCAGGGAGGCTATGGTAAACACGGCAGCCACCAGGATATCGACACAGTCCTTTACACAGTAATAACTCGACTGGAAATCAGTCGATTGCGCACAATAGTTCTCGAACTTGATCCCAATGCTTTTATTATTCAGCACAGCGTCGATGACGTGTCAGGGGGTAAAGTAAAGAGTCTGCCTATGCATTAA
- a CDS encoding TonB-dependent receptor: MHFSLHSFFVLLLLLAPRVGLYAKSGPILSGTVRDPAGTTVEFATVALHRAADSVVVKTEFSDTKGAFHFDQLPAGSYFVSASQVGFERVQTAPFVISSTDQTLAPIQLKSSANTQLKEVTVQARKPMFERETDRIVVNVDGTPLSAGATSLEILSRSPGVTIDQNDNLALRGKQGVLVLIDGKRVPMTGAELGEMLRALPANSIEKIELITNPPAKYDAAGSAGIIAIKLKKDGRQGTNGSVNASYGYGKYGKFTSGISLNHRYKKLNIFGNYTYNNRNQFSQLMLHRDFYQNSQFIGSSDQDNVGKTHWISNTYRAGLDYTLSKRTTLGAVVNGLINHAEASIPNVTQTFDETGRLQSSYQSANQRMLETPNTAANLNLKHSFDSTGRRELTADLDFAHYGIHRLQNLATSFIVPVQSPTILDGKLNGGLDITSFKADYVHTFPNKTRLEGGIKASWVQSDNDVLFTNISEGISLVDTGKSNRFRYTENINAAYLNLNKTINKTSIQLGLRGEQTNATGLQVIGNSGFERHYFQVFPSVFVKQPVSKNQDLSLSLSRRIDRPTYNQLNPFRAYIDATTYFTGNPSLYPQLSYNIELTHTFKQKFMTSISYSRTDQPIINVIQPAPEGNRQAVSTFQNLTRSDYYGLTLTIPVQPTNWWTMDNNIVAFYNRFIGDLAGTSLNEGLPAYTLNTANTFTLGRGWTADLTGNYQSHQLYGFLDIRPLGQINIGLQKMMWGKKGTLKLNMTDAFYTSPLHATSTYANYVEQFYQRQDTRIATASLTYRFGSDTVSQSRRRSGGAEDEKRRAGGA; the protein is encoded by the coding sequence ATGCACTTCTCTCTACATTCTTTTTTTGTTCTCTTACTCCTACTAGCCCCACGAGTGGGTTTGTACGCCAAATCCGGCCCGATTCTATCGGGTACCGTGCGCGACCCAGCCGGTACAACAGTTGAGTTTGCTACGGTTGCACTTCACCGGGCTGCCGATTCGGTGGTTGTTAAAACCGAGTTTAGCGACACTAAAGGAGCATTCCATTTCGACCAGCTACCAGCAGGCAGCTATTTCGTTTCGGCTTCACAGGTAGGTTTCGAGCGTGTTCAGACCGCTCCATTTGTGATTTCGTCCACCGATCAAACCCTGGCGCCAATTCAGTTAAAATCAAGCGCCAATACCCAATTGAAGGAAGTTACAGTTCAGGCACGAAAACCCATGTTTGAACGAGAAACGGACCGGATCGTGGTGAACGTTGATGGAACTCCGCTTAGTGCAGGAGCTACTTCGTTAGAAATTCTGAGTCGTTCGCCGGGGGTCACAATCGATCAGAATGACAATCTGGCGCTTCGGGGCAAACAGGGTGTTTTAGTACTGATTGATGGTAAACGGGTGCCCATGACGGGTGCTGAATTGGGAGAAATGTTACGTGCCTTACCTGCTAATTCAATCGAAAAAATTGAGTTAATCACCAACCCACCTGCCAAATACGATGCGGCTGGTAGCGCTGGCATAATTGCCATAAAACTCAAAAAAGACGGTCGTCAGGGTACCAATGGCAGTGTGAATGCCAGTTATGGTTATGGTAAATACGGCAAATTCACGAGCGGCATTTCGTTGAATCATCGCTATAAAAAGCTGAATATCTTCGGCAATTACACCTATAACAACCGGAACCAGTTCAGCCAACTGATGCTCCATCGGGATTTTTACCAGAACAGCCAGTTTATCGGCAGCAGCGATCAGGATAACGTAGGAAAAACGCATTGGATCTCCAATACCTATCGCGCTGGCCTGGATTATACCTTGTCGAAGCGCACTACGCTGGGAGCCGTTGTTAATGGATTGATTAACCATGCCGAAGCCAGCATTCCTAACGTGACGCAAACGTTCGATGAAACGGGTCGTTTGCAGTCTAGCTATCAATCAGCCAATCAGCGTATGCTGGAAACTCCGAATACGGCGGCCAATCTAAATCTGAAACACAGTTTCGACTCAACGGGTCGGCGGGAATTGACCGCTGACCTTGACTTTGCGCATTACGGAATCCATCGACTCCAGAATCTGGCAACTTCGTTCATCGTTCCTGTTCAATCACCAACCATATTAGATGGCAAATTGAATGGTGGCCTGGATATTACGTCGTTCAAAGCCGATTATGTTCACACATTCCCCAATAAAACCCGGCTGGAAGGCGGCATAAAGGCAAGTTGGGTACAATCCGACAACGATGTATTGTTCACCAACATCAGCGAAGGCATCAGTCTGGTCGATACGGGCAAGAGTAATCGTTTTCGGTATACTGAAAACATCAATGCTGCCTACCTGAACCTTAACAAAACGATTAACAAGACGTCTATTCAACTTGGTTTGCGTGGTGAGCAAACCAATGCTACAGGCTTGCAGGTAATTGGCAACAGTGGTTTCGAACGGCACTATTTTCAAGTATTCCCCAGCGTTTTCGTCAAACAACCGGTATCGAAAAACCAGGATCTAAGTCTATCGCTGAGCCGCCGAATCGACCGTCCAACATATAACCAGTTGAACCCATTCCGGGCGTATATCGATGCTACGACGTATTTTACGGGCAATCCGTCGCTCTATCCGCAATTGAGTTATAACATCGAACTGACGCACACCTTTAAGCAGAAGTTCATGACATCCATTAGCTACAGCCGTACCGATCAGCCAATTATCAATGTAATCCAGCCCGCTCCCGAAGGTAATCGGCAGGCCGTCTCAACCTTCCAGAATTTAACTCGTTCTGATTATTACGGCCTGACGCTGACGATTCCTGTTCAACCCACCAACTGGTGGACAATGGACAACAATATTGTTGCCTTTTACAACCGTTTTATTGGCGATCTGGCCGGAACATCCCTGAACGAGGGCTTGCCAGCCTACACGCTTAATACCGCTAATACGTTCACCCTGGGCCGGGGTTGGACTGCCGATCTGACGGGTAATTATCAATCGCATCAGTTGTATGGTTTCTTAGATATTCGACCCTTGGGACAAATCAATATTGGTCTGCAAAAAATGATGTGGGGCAAGAAAGGAACGCTGAAGCTGAATATGACTGACGCATTTTATACCAGCCCACTACACGCCACATCGACCTATGCGAATTATGTAGAGCAGTTTTACCAGCGTCAGGATACTCGAATAGCTACAGCGTCGCTGACCTATCGCTTCGGCAGCGACACCGTATCACAATCACGCCGACGATCGGGCGGAGCAGAGGATGAAAAGCGTCGGGCAGGTGGAGCGTAG
- a CDS encoding SDR family oxidoreductase, with protein sequence MHIAIIGATGMLGRPVAHELSKAGFTVRILARDVVKARLIFPDVDIVTGDLRDPATLTDALRGIDIVYLNLSIKQSEKQTDFHTESEGLRNLIEAAKRVGVRRIGYLSSIIMRYQGMNDFNWWVFAIKNEAVRCIKDAGLDFSIFYPSCFMDSINGTQRVGRFVLLVGRSAVRPWYVSAQDYGKQVARAFQIAQPGENQEYVIQGPEAITQHEAAHRFVAAYQTEKLTIVTTPPFLMRLGRSFSAQADYGWHITEALNNYPEVFEAERTWNDLGKPKTTIEQFAKRVR encoded by the coding sequence ATGCATATTGCCATTATAGGCGCAACGGGCATGCTCGGGCGGCCCGTTGCGCATGAATTAAGTAAGGCCGGATTTACAGTTCGCATCCTTGCGCGAGATGTGGTAAAAGCACGCCTGATCTTCCCTGATGTTGACATCGTTACGGGTGATTTACGTGATCCTGCAACCCTAACAGATGCGCTTAGGGGAATAGATATCGTCTACCTGAATTTATCCATTAAGCAAAGCGAGAAGCAGACCGATTTCCACACGGAAAGCGAAGGGCTACGTAACCTGATTGAGGCCGCCAAACGAGTGGGTGTTCGCCGAATTGGCTATCTGTCGTCTATCATCATGCGCTATCAGGGCATGAATGATTTCAACTGGTGGGTATTTGCTATAAAGAATGAAGCCGTCAGATGCATTAAAGACGCGGGACTGGACTTCAGTATTTTTTATCCCTCCTGTTTCATGGATTCGATCAATGGCACCCAGCGTGTTGGGCGTTTTGTCCTGCTAGTTGGGCGTTCGGCTGTTCGACCATGGTATGTATCGGCACAAGACTACGGCAAACAAGTGGCTCGGGCTTTCCAGATTGCTCAGCCTGGAGAAAATCAGGAGTATGTTATTCAGGGGCCTGAGGCAATAACGCAACACGAAGCCGCTCACCGATTTGTAGCCGCTTACCAAACCGAAAAACTGACTATCGTCACGACTCCGCCTTTTTTAATGCGTTTGGGGCGTTCATTTTCAGCGCAAGCTGACTACGGCTGGCACATTACGGAAGCCCTGAACAACTACCCCGAAGTTTTCGAAGCAGAGAGAACCTGGAATGACTTGGGCAAACCTAAAACGACGATAGAGCAATTTGCCAAACGGGTCAGGTAG
- a CDS encoding TetR/AcrR family transcriptional regulator: METIERKPRSREQTRSGIVKTAKSIARREGWQAVSIRKIADAIEYSAPIVYEYFDSKDVLLDEIRNEGFRHLYQEYDRILSLYRDPEKRLYEISLVQWQFARENPEIYQVMYNLDGAYCTIPVYQSETMQAVSAIVCKTIFSFIPKAEESIKRLYYQWWSISHGMIALAMLLKDEQPLDQSEQVYRETMRRFVRDLR, from the coding sequence ATGGAAACTATTGAACGCAAGCCGCGAAGCCGTGAGCAGACTCGCTCGGGTATCGTTAAAACGGCTAAGTCCATTGCGCGCCGGGAGGGCTGGCAAGCTGTGTCGATTCGTAAAATAGCAGACGCAATCGAATATAGTGCCCCTATAGTTTATGAATATTTCGACAGCAAAGATGTGCTGTTAGACGAAATCCGGAATGAAGGATTTCGGCATCTATATCAAGAGTACGACCGTATTCTGAGCCTCTATCGCGACCCCGAAAAGCGCCTGTACGAAATCTCGCTTGTACAGTGGCAGTTTGCTCGTGAAAATCCGGAAATCTATCAGGTGATGTACAATCTGGATGGGGCTTATTGCACAATTCCGGTTTATCAATCGGAAACCATGCAGGCAGTTAGCGCTATCGTTTGCAAAACTATCTTCTCGTTTATTCCTAAGGCAGAGGAAAGTATTAAGCGATTGTATTATCAGTGGTGGTCTATTTCACACGGGATGATTGCGCTGGCCATGCTACTGAAAGACGAACAACCACTCGATCAGTCGGAACAGGTTTACCGCGAAACCATGCGTCGATTCGTACGCGATTTGCGCTAA
- a CDS encoding methyltransferase domain-containing protein encodes MAWYHNFFHGLPQDAWKAAQTEEQTQLDLELLVESLDFGPDDKILDVFCGYGRHAVPLARMGARVTGVDISAEYIAEVESVAKKEKLPLVALADDFLSMSDAQIGTAASFDAAYCLGNSFSFFPRPDMLAFLTRIARSLKPGGRFLVHSEMVAESILPDYQARNWLPVEDEKGQQILFLVENEYFPLTSHIDSHLTYVKAGEVQTRTAKHYVYTLAELAQLFAEAGLSILDCYGTVEGDPYALGDEAVWILAQRM; translated from the coding sequence ATGGCCTGGTACCACAACTTCTTCCATGGGCTACCGCAGGATGCATGGAAAGCCGCCCAAACCGAGGAGCAAACACAGCTCGACCTCGAACTGCTTGTTGAATCGCTTGATTTTGGTCCCGACGATAAAATTCTGGATGTGTTCTGTGGCTACGGGCGTCATGCCGTACCCCTTGCCCGAATGGGTGCCCGCGTAACAGGTGTCGATATTTCAGCTGAGTATATCGCTGAAGTTGAATCTGTTGCCAAAAAAGAAAAACTGCCACTTGTGGCTCTCGCCGATGATTTTCTGAGCATGTCAGACGCTCAAATCGGTACGGCAGCCTCCTTCGACGCAGCTTATTGCTTAGGCAATAGTTTCAGTTTCTTCCCTCGGCCCGACATGCTGGCTTTCCTGACCCGAATTGCCAGATCGCTGAAACCGGGTGGCCGATTTCTGGTACATTCGGAAATGGTGGCTGAGTCTATCTTGCCCGATTATCAGGCTCGGAATTGGTTACCCGTAGAAGATGAAAAAGGGCAGCAGATTTTGTTTTTGGTGGAGAATGAATACTTCCCATTAACGAGCCATATTGATTCGCATCTGACGTATGTAAAAGCGGGTGAAGTACAGACGCGCACAGCTAAGCATTATGTGTATACCCTTGCCGAACTCGCCCAATTGTTTGCCGAAGCGGGGTTAAGTATTCTTGATTGCTATGGCACGGTAGAAGGTGATCCATACGCACTCGGCGATGAGGCCGTCTGGATACTTGCGCAACGAATGTAA
- a CDS encoding redoxin domain-containing protein, whose translation MLAIGQKAPDFTLFNTARKEVSLQDFQGKNLIILFFPMAFTSVCTAELCEMRDNIAVYSGLNAEVVGISVDSPFTLAKFKEEQHLPFDLLSDFNKDVSQAYDSYYDTFVMNLKGVSKRSAFVVDQNGLIQYAEVLESAGDVPNFQAIQETLTNL comes from the coding sequence ATGCTTGCTATTGGCCAGAAAGCCCCCGATTTTACGTTGTTTAACACCGCCAGAAAAGAAGTATCGCTACAGGATTTTCAGGGTAAGAACCTGATTATTCTCTTTTTCCCAATGGCGTTTACCAGTGTCTGCACGGCTGAGCTTTGCGAAATGCGCGATAACATTGCCGTCTACTCAGGCCTGAATGCCGAAGTCGTTGGCATCTCGGTCGATTCGCCGTTTACGTTGGCTAAATTTAAAGAAGAGCAGCACTTACCCTTCGATCTGCTTTCCGATTTCAACAAAGACGTGTCGCAGGCTTATGACAGTTATTACGACACCTTTGTCATGAATCTGAAAGGCGTGAGTAAACGGTCGGCCTTCGTTGTTGATCAAAACGGCCTGATTCAATATGCCGAAGTTCTCGAAAGCGCGGGCGATGTCCCTAATTTTCAGGCAATTCAGGAAACGTTGACGAACTTATAA
- a CDS encoding ROK family protein, whose protein sequence is MKSYWGIDLGGTKIEGVVLSAPSPDAVLVRKRIDTEAHNGYDHILNQVVRLIEMLKAETGLQPERVGFSTPGTFDPARQAMKNCNTTSLNGKPMKQDLARLLGLPVEIANDANCLALAEATMGIVPDVVPDYQTVFGVIMGTGVGGGIVVRSKQGEPNDRPFVLNGLQGLGGEWGHNVLEENGYPCYCGKRGCVEQVLSGPALQRYYQQISKEERSMQEIMERYHQGKDLVASQTVNRLLEYFGRGISVIINVLDPDVIVLGGGLGNVDLLYTEGVERARKYVFNSGELNNRVLKPKLGDSAGVFGAAML, encoded by the coding sequence ATGAAGTCTTATTGGGGTATTGACCTGGGAGGCACCAAAATTGAAGGCGTTGTCCTATCCGCTCCCTCACCCGACGCCGTCCTTGTTCGCAAGCGAATTGATACCGAAGCCCACAACGGCTACGACCACATTCTAAATCAGGTTGTTCGACTCATTGAGATGCTGAAAGCAGAAACGGGTCTACAACCTGAGCGAGTGGGTTTTTCGACACCAGGTACCTTCGATCCGGCCCGTCAGGCCATGAAAAACTGTAACACAACATCGCTAAACGGCAAACCGATGAAACAGGACTTAGCCCGCTTACTGGGCTTACCTGTCGAAATAGCGAACGACGCCAATTGCCTGGCACTTGCCGAAGCCACAATGGGTATTGTGCCCGACGTTGTTCCTGATTATCAGACAGTTTTTGGCGTGATTATGGGAACTGGCGTGGGTGGCGGTATTGTGGTGCGCAGCAAACAGGGAGAACCCAACGATCGTCCATTTGTGCTGAATGGGCTACAAGGACTTGGTGGCGAGTGGGGCCACAATGTGCTGGAAGAGAATGGTTACCCTTGTTATTGTGGCAAACGGGGCTGTGTCGAACAAGTCTTGTCGGGGCCAGCTCTACAGCGTTACTATCAGCAGATCAGTAAAGAGGAACGGTCGATGCAGGAAATCATGGAGCGTTATCACCAGGGGAAAGATCTTGTTGCCAGCCAGACCGTAAACCGACTTCTCGAATATTTTGGCCGTGGTATCTCAGTAATCATTAATGTGCTTGACCCCGATGTCATTGTACTGGGCGGTGGCCTTGGCAACGTTGATCTACTCTATACCGAAGGCGTAGAAAGAGCCCGAAAATATGTGTTCAACAGCGGAGAGTTGAACAACCGTGTACTCAAACCCAAATTAGGCGACAGCGCCGGTGTATTTGGCGCAGCGATGTTGTAA